The following are encoded together in the Lentimicrobiaceae bacterium genome:
- a CDS encoding 2-oxoacid:ferredoxin oxidoreductase subunit beta: MNKFPEKTIERSDVELQKSDFVSDQMVKWCPGCGNHAILAATTSVFPKIGYRKENFMVVSGIGCSSRFPYYVNTYGFHGIHGRAHAIATGMKLANPSLSVWINSGDGDSMAIGGNHFIHIVRRNLDVNIILFNNQIYGLTKGQYSPTTPMGKITATSPYGTIESPFNPGELVLGAQGTFFARAVDNNINMMTDIMFEAAKHDGTSVIEVLQNCVIFADKAHHAVASRENRDEAQLHLKQGQPMIFGKDKDKGIVLKGKKLEVVQIGKDGITEDDILAHDSYTQ, from the coding sequence ATGAATAAATTCCCAGAAAAAACAATAGAAAGATCCGATGTAGAACTTCAAAAGTCGGATTTTGTTAGCGACCAGATGGTAAAATGGTGTCCAGGTTGCGGTAATCACGCTATATTGGCTGCAACCACAAGTGTATTCCCAAAAATAGGATATCGTAAAGAAAACTTTATGGTAGTTTCCGGTATAGGATGCTCATCTCGTTTTCCGTATTACGTTAATACCTACGGATTCCACGGTATTCATGGTAGAGCTCATGCTATAGCCACCGGAATGAAATTGGCTAATCCTTCGTTAAGTGTATGGATTAACAGCGGAGACGGAGACTCTATGGCTATTGGTGGAAATCACTTTATACACATTGTTCGTCGCAACTTAGATGTTAATATTATATTATTCAACAATCAGATTTACGGTCTAACAAAAGGACAGTATTCGCCTACAACACCAATGGGCAAGATTACTGCAACATCACCGTACGGAACTATTGAATCGCCTTTTAATCCCGGCGAATTGGTTTTAGGTGCTCAAGGAACTTTCTTTGCACGTGCCGTTGATAACAATATTAACATGATGACGGATATTATGTTCGAAGCTGCTAAACACGATGGGACATCAGTAATTGAAGTCCTCCAAAACTGTGTTATTTTTGCCGACAAAGCTCACCATGCTGTTGCATCTCGTGAAAACAGAGATGAAGCCCAGCTTCACTTAAAACAAGGTCAGCCAATGATTTTTGGTAAAGATAAAGATAAAGGTATCGTGCTTAAAGGTAAAAAATTAGAAGTTGTACAAATAGGAAAAGACGGTATTACCGAAGATGATATTTTGGCTCACGATTCGTACACACAA